TTTTATTTAAGGCCCAAATGATCGGCAGCCGCCACTTGCCGCCGATGAGGTTGAGGGCAAATGTCAATGGGCAGCCGTCGAAGCTGTTTTTATACCATGCTTGGTCATCCATGGAATCACTCCAATACTCAGTTTTTGCTTCCTTGGGCAGAAAAAACTGCATACTTGCCATCCGCGTTGTCCCTGATAGAATTGTATCGAAAAGCGCTTGTTGAAGCAAACCGGTTTTTGATCCATTTAGAAAGCCATGGGATAAAGTCTTTCAAATTAGAAATTCTCTTGCTAAAAGGAAACGACTTTATCACTTGCTTTAAATAATCGCTGTGACCCTTCCGGCTTTTTAAGCCGGGATTATCACAGCTCTTTTAGAAGCGTTGTGATAAACCCGTCCGAAGGTCGGGGTGAACACAAAAGCTCAGAGAAGCAAGTGATAAAGTCGATATTTAAACCTTTTCAGGCTGAACCGATTGGAAAGAGACTTTATCACATGGCTTTTAGAAAGGAAGATGAAAATGAGTATTCATTACGAGGCCGTCTCGGAAGATCAAGTTCTTTGCATCCGGGATTTATGCAATGAGCTGATGGCGTATCAAAAAACGCTGGCGCGTATCCGGCCGGAGCTCTTCGACAGCATGTGTTTTGAGACGAGAATGATCCCGTCGCTCAAGCGCGCCAAAGCGAACTTGATTCTGATTGCCAAAGATGAGGACCAAATTGTGGGGTATGCCTATAGCAATATTTCGCCCAAGGAGACCTATTCAAATGAATTTGCCACTTTTTTTGACCTTGATTCGGTAAAAGGAAATGACGTGGGCTGCCTTTCCCAATTTTACATCCGGGAGAAGTACCGCAATCGAGGGATTGGCACCGTTTTATTCGAAAGGTCCATGACTTGGCTCCAATCCTTCGCGTCAATCAACAACCGGTTCATCTTTGTCTCCAACGGCAACGACCAGGCGCTCCGGTTCTATCTCGGCAAAGGTTTTGCCATCAGCCACCCGATACTTGATGGATTTATTACGGTGTTGAGGAATAGCTGAGGCGGCCTCGACGCAACGGGCGGACTCCGGTTTTTGGGGCATATCAAGCGCAGTGGTGAAACAATGACCGTTGCAAAAAAAAGAAGGTCCTGAAACCTTCTTTTTGATTATTTAGCGGTTTTGCGCCGGCTTCTCCGATAATTCCCGCCATTTCTCCCGGATTTTGTCCTCTCCGTCGAAATAATCGACTTTGCTTTCGCTGCGGTAGATTTCGCCATAGGGCCGGACATTGATCTTGCCGGAGTCGGGATACTCGCAGACGTCCAGGCCGATTTCGGTACGGATGTCCAGGTAGCGGCAGGGTTCCTGGGTGTGGTTGTAGAGTTGGTGCGCGCCCTCCGGCCCGGTTCCGAAGAATACGATATCGCCTTCGGACAATTCGGTCAATCCCTCGGGCGTCCGGAGCGTGGCCCGGCCGGAGAGGATTACAAACAGTTCTTCGGCGTTGCGGTGGAAATGGTATGGGCAGGAATATTTATCCGGATCGAGGGAGCGCACGTCAAACTGGAGGTGTTTCGATTGCACCCATTGCGCTAAATCCGGACTGGTATGGCTGGAGAAATCCGGCATGTCAAAACGTTCGAATTCAAACGAGAGATTCTTCTGATTAAAGATCTGAACCATGTTTCGGCTCCTTTCGCGTTTTAGGGGGTGCGGTTCCGCCCGGAGAGAACATCCGGCGGCGCAAGAGGACGGTTCGCTGATTTTAGTATAATCTCCCAGTTATTCTCCGTCAATGTCGAATGGGAATTATCCGGAAACACACTGTGGAATGCATTCAACCTCTTTTGCTTCCCCAAGCATCTTGATGAACCCCGCCCCGTCCCGTCCCGGAATTCCTGGCTAAAGAAGCGCCTTCCGCCGGCGGCGACGAGCAGCGCCGCCGGCTCCCGGAGCGGCTCCTGGATCATCCCGATTCCCAGTTCCGGCAGGAGCTGGGCCAAGTCTTGCAGGAACCGGTCGGGAACGTTCAAATTCTCTGCCGTTTGGGGCAACGGATATTTCACCGAAGAAGTGGAAGCCTTTGCCTTAATCCGGTAAAAATGGTTCAAGTTAACCCAGAACAACGCTAAAGGCGGCTCGATGTTTTGAAGAAGTAACGAAGTTAACGGATGAGCTTGACGAAAAGGTAAATGAAGAAAACAGGATGAGTTAACTGAATTCGTTTATTTTGCCCGTCGCAATTCGACCTCAAATTCCTGATCGAGAGCGGTTATCTGCTGTTTGAACTCTTTTTGCTCGTCGCTTAGTTCTCGAACCATTTGTTTCAGTTGCAGGTGATCCTGGCGGTTTTCCCCGACGATCCGATCCATTCTTTCGATCATTTGCTGATGCTCGCGCCGGTTTTCGGTGATAGTCCGGTCGATTTTATCGTTTAATTGCTGCAATCCTTCGCCAAAGCTGCGGAATTGTGATAATAAATTCTCGATTAATACAGCGACCTTGTTATCATCCATCCCAATCACCTCCTCAATTATCTTACCATACTTTGGGTAGGACCTCTATCAAAAAATGGCCCCCCGTCGAACCATTTCATCCCAGGGATTAAAAAAAAATAAAATATGGGTGGAATGAATTTTTATGAGATACCGCACACTTCCCCAACAATTTCAGAGTTTCTCCCCATCCTGGAACCCCTTTTTTAAAAGCCCAGGCGGGCGCGATGGGCAACGCCGCCGGCTCACGCATCGCCCCAGCCTTCAAGCTCTCTCCGCAAATGCACTTTCGGCAGCGGCGGAATTTACACCGATTCTCCGACATCGCCATGATCCGGGGACTGATTCTGTCTTTTTTTGGCCCGCCGTTCAATCCACCAACTCAAGAGAATGCTGATTTCCAATAACAGCAACACGGGGACGAGCACTAAGATCATGCTGAACCAGTCCACCGTGGGTGTGATCACTGCAACCGCAACCGCGAGGCCGATGATCAGCAGCTTTTGATGCCGCCATAACAGCGAAGCCTTGATCAGTCCCAGCCGTGTCAAGAGGAGGATCACCAGCGGCATGATAAAAATTAGGCCGCATAACACCATTACCGACATGATAAACGCCAGATACGTCTCCAGGCTGATCATCGGCCGGATGTTGGCGGTGGCGAATGAGAGCAAAAAGCGATAGCCTAATCTCACCACCACCCAGTAGCCAAAGGCCAGTCCCGCACAGAAGAGGATGAATCCGCTGGACATGATCCATCCCAAAAATTGACGTTCCCGCGGGTAAAGCGCGGGCCATAAAAAGGCGCCGAGTTGCCAAAGGATTACCGGCGCCGCCACCACCAAACCATTCCACAATGCCAGTTTCATCTGGGCTATCAATGCTTCGGCCGGGCGCAGAAACACCAGGTTCCCCGCTTGATAGGTTAAAACCAGTAACAACGTTTTGCTAAAAAAGAGGCTGCCCACAAAACCCAGGCCGACGGCAGCCAAAACTTTCATCAGCCGTTTGCGTAATTCGGCAAGATGTTGCCAAAAGTTCATCTCCATGCGCCATTCACCCGCTCAGGGCCGCCGTTCGCCGCACTTTGGGCAGAATTTTTCCTCAGGCTGCCAGGGCCGCTGACAGACTGAACATTTTGGAGAATCGCCCAACAGCTTCCCACATTGGGAGCAGTATCGCGCTCCCGCCAAGTTTCTTCCCTGACATGCCGGGCAGATTACCGTCGCCGCGGTCTCGGCAGGAGTGTC
The Hydrogenispora ethanolica genome window above contains:
- a CDS encoding cupin domain-containing protein; its protein translation is MVQIFNQKNLSFEFERFDMPDFSSHTSPDLAQWVQSKHLQFDVRSLDPDKYSCPYHFHRNAEELFVILSGRATLRTPEGLTELSEGDIVFFGTGPEGAHQLYNHTQEPCRYLDIRTEIGLDVCEYPDSGKINVRPYGEIYRSESKVDYFDGEDKIREKWRELSEKPAQNR
- a CDS encoding zinc ribbon domain-containing protein → MNSAGEILANGAAAEPASARTDADTPAETAATVICPACQGRNLAGARYCSQCGKLLGDSPKCSVCQRPWQPEEKFCPKCGERRP
- the tatC gene encoding twin-arginine translocase subunit TatC encodes the protein MEMNFWQHLAELRKRLMKVLAAVGLGFVGSLFFSKTLLLVLTYQAGNLVFLRPAEALIAQMKLALWNGLVVAAPVILWQLGAFLWPALYPRERQFLGWIMSSGFILFCAGLAFGYWVVVRLGYRFLLSFATANIRPMISLETYLAFIMSVMVLCGLIFIMPLVILLLTRLGLIKASLLWRHQKLLIIGLAVAVAVITPTVDWFSMILVLVPVLLLLEISILLSWWIERRAKKRQNQSPDHGDVGESV
- a CDS encoding GNAT family N-acetyltransferase, producing MSIHYEAVSEDQVLCIRDLCNELMAYQKTLARIRPELFDSMCFETRMIPSLKRAKANLILIAKDEDQIVGYAYSNISPKETYSNEFATFFDLDSVKGNDVGCLSQFYIREKYRNRGIGTVLFERSMTWLQSFASINNRFIFVSNGNDQALRFYLGKGFAISHPILDGFITVLRNS